From the genome of Helicobacter pylori, one region includes:
- the alaS gene encoding alanine--tRNA ligase produces the protein MDIRNEFLQFFQNKGHAIYPSMPLVPNDATLLFTNAGMVQFKDIFTGIVPRPSIPRATSSQLCMRAGGKHNDLENVGYTARHHTLFEMLGNFSFGDYFKEEAILFAWEFVTKNLGFKPKDLYISVHEKDDEAVKLWEKFVPFDRIKKMGDKDNFWQMGDSGPCGPCSEIYIDQGEKHFKGSEDYFGGEGDRFLEIWNLVFMQYERSNDGVLSPLPKPSIDTGMGLERVQALLEHKLNNFDSSLFAPLMEEISALTSLDYASEFQPSFRVVADHARAVAFLLAQGVHFNKEGRGYVLRRILRRALRHGYLMGLKEAFLYKVVGVVCEQFSNTHAYLKESKEMVMKECFEEEERFLETLESGMELFNLSLKHLNENKIFDGKIAFKLYDTFGFPLDLTNDMLRSHGACVDMQGFELCMQEQVKRSKASWKGKQNNADFSAILNAYKPNEFVGYETTECSAKALGFFGSDFKEITDANPNQEVWVLLEKTPFYAEGGGAIGDRGALLKGNEKTAIVLDTKNFFGLNFSLLEIKKALKKGDQVIAQVSDERLEIAKHHSATHLLQSALREVLGSHVSQAGSLVESKRLRFDFSHAKALNDEELEKVEDLVNAQIFKHLTSQVEHMPLNQAKDKGALALFSEKYAENVRVVSFKEASIELCGGIHVENTGLIGGFRILKESGVSSGVRRIEAVCGKAFYQLTKEESKELKNAKIALKNNDVVAGINKLKESVKNSQKAPTPMDLPVEKIHGVSLVVGVVEQGDIKEMIDRLKSKHERLLAMVFKKENERIALACGVKNAPVKANAWANEVAQILGGKGGGRDDFASAGGKDIEKLQVAFNLAKNTALKALEG, from the coding sequence ATGGATATTCGCAACGAATTTTTACAATTTTTTCAAAATAAGGGGCATGCTATTTACCCTAGCATGCCTTTAGTGCCTAATGATGCCACCTTGCTTTTTACCAATGCTGGCATGGTGCAATTTAAAGATATTTTTACTGGGATTGTGCCACGCCCTAGCATTCCTAGAGCGACAAGTTCGCAATTGTGCATGCGAGCGGGTGGCAAGCATAACGATTTGGAAAATGTCGGTTATACCGCAAGACACCACACGCTTTTTGAAATGCTAGGGAATTTCTCTTTTGGGGATTATTTCAAAGAAGAAGCGATCTTGTTTGCGTGGGAATTTGTAACCAAAAATTTAGGGTTTAAGCCTAAAGATTTATATATCAGCGTGCATGAAAAAGACGATGAAGCCGTTAAATTATGGGAAAAGTTTGTGCCTTTTGACAGGATTAAAAAAATGGGCGATAAAGATAATTTCTGGCAAATGGGCGATAGCGGACCTTGCGGACCTTGCAGTGAAATCTACATTGATCAAGGCGAAAAACACTTTAAGGGGAGCGAGGATTATTTTGGAGGCGAGGGCGATAGGTTTTTAGAAATTTGGAATTTGGTGTTCATGCAATACGAACGCTCTAATGATGGCGTTTTGTCCCCCTTGCCAAAGCCTAGCATTGATACAGGCATGGGATTAGAAAGGGTGCAAGCGCTATTAGAACACAAGCTCAATAATTTTGATTCTTCATTATTTGCACCCTTAATGGAAGAAATCAGCGCGCTTACAAGCTTGGATTATGCGAGCGAATTCCAACCAAGTTTTAGAGTAGTGGCCGATCATGCAAGAGCGGTAGCGTTTTTGCTCGCTCAAGGGGTGCATTTCAATAAGGAAGGCCGTGGCTATGTTTTAAGGCGCATTTTAAGGCGAGCCTTAAGGCATGGGTATTTAATGGGCTTGAAAGAAGCGTTTTTATACAAAGTCGTGGGCGTGGTGTGCGAGCAGTTTTCTAACACGCATGCGTATTTGAAAGAATCTAAAGAAATGGTAATGAAAGAATGCTTTGAAGAAGAAGAGCGCTTTTTAGAGACTTTGGAATCTGGCATGGAATTGTTTAACTTGTCTTTAAAGCATTTGAATGAAAATAAAATCTTTGATGGCAAGATCGCTTTTAAGCTTTATGACACTTTTGGTTTCCCTTTGGATTTAACGAACGATATGCTAAGAAGTCATGGGGCGTGCGTGGATATGCAAGGCTTTGAACTTTGCATGCAAGAGCAAGTGAAACGCTCTAAAGCTTCATGGAAAGGCAAACAAAATAACGCTGATTTTAGCGCCATTTTAAACGCTTATAAGCCCAATGAATTTGTGGGGTATGAAACGACAGAATGTTCTGCTAAAGCTTTAGGGTTTTTTGGTAGCGATTTTAAAGAAATAACAGATGCAAATCCTAACCAAGAAGTCTGGGTGTTGCTAGAAAAAACCCCTTTTTATGCGGAAGGTGGGGGGGCTATAGGCGATAGGGGCGCGCTTTTAAAGGGCAATGAAAAAACGGCTATAGTGTTAGATACAAAAAACTTTTTTGGGCTTAATTTTTCGCTCCTTGAAATCAAAAAAGCGCTAAAAAAAGGCGATCAAGTGATCGCGCAAGTGAGCGATGAGCGCTTAGAAATCGCCAAACACCATAGCGCGACGCATTTATTGCAGAGCGCTTTAAGAGAAGTTTTAGGCTCGCATGTGAGTCAAGCAGGGAGTTTAGTGGAATCCAAACGATTGCGCTTTGATTTCTCGCATGCTAAAGCGCTCAATGATGAAGAGTTAGAAAAAGTAGAAGATTTAGTCAACGCTCAAATTTTCAAACATCTAACCAGCCAAGTGGAGCATATGCCCTTAAACCAAGCTAAAGATAAGGGAGCGTTAGCGTTATTCAGTGAAAAATACGCTGAAAATGTGCGGGTGGTGAGCTTTAAAGAAGCGTCCATTGAATTGTGTGGGGGCATTCATGTGGAAAATACCGGGCTTATTGGGGGGTTTAGGATCCTTAAAGAAAGCGGGGTGAGTAGTGGGGTCAGACGCATTGAAGCGGTGTGTGGGAAAGCCTTTTACCAATTAACTAAAGAAGAAAGTAAAGAGCTTAAAAACGCTAAGATTGCATTAAAAAATAACGATGTGGTAGCCGGCATCAACAAGCTTAAAGAGAGCGTGAAAAACAGCCAAAAAGCTCCAACCCCTATGGATTTACCGGTTGAAAAAATCCATGGCGTGAGTTTAGTGGTGGGCGTAGTGGAACAAGGCGACATTAAAGAAATGATTGACCGATTGAAAAGCAAGCATGAAAGATTGCTCGCTATGGTGTTTAAAAAAGAAAATGAACGAATAGCTCTCGCATGCGGGGTGAAAAACGCGCCCGTAAAAGCGAACGCATGGGCTAATGAAGTGGCGCAAATTTTAGGGGGCAAAGGGGGCGGGAGAGATGATTTTGCGAGCGCTGGAGGCAAGGATATTGAAAAATTGCAAGTTGCGTTTAATTTAGCGAAAAATACCGCTCTTAAAGCTTTAGAGGGATAG
- a CDS encoding YdcH family protein has protein sequence MFHEFRDEISVLKANNPHFDKIFEKHNQLDDDIKTAEQQNASDAEISHMKKQKLKLKDEIHSMIIEYREKQKSERA, from the coding sequence ATGTTCCATGAATTTAGAGACGAAATCAGCGTGTTAAAAGCGAATAACCCGCATTTTGATAAGATTTTTGAGAAACACAACCAGCTTGATGATGACATCAAAACCGCTGAACAACAAAACGCTAGCGACGCTGAAATCAGCCACATGAAAAAACAAAAATTAAAATTAAAAGATGAAATCCACAGCATGATCATAGAGTATAGAGAAAAGCAAAAATCTGAGCGCGCTTAA
- a CDS encoding DUF874 family protein: protein MPVIRILVVLVTIMMKLAKTAKGKKVLNNVGIPIMAVAFWEAIKVSIKEQIKKSNWICGNVKNADDYLKTHPNSWLHSTIGAATITAMLMNVCFADDQSKKEVAEAQKEAENAKDRANKSGIELEQEKQKTKQEYQKTINIEKDFIKDLKQNCKENLGQFFIEKGGIKAGIGIEIETECKTPKPAKTNQTPKEPKHLPNSKQPHSQRRSKTQELVAYLQKELEFLPYSQKAIVKQVDFYRPSSIAYLELDPRDFNATKEWQNENLKIRSKAQAKMLEMRHSKPYPQTNLSAFQSFSIIQEIAADIHKEIETAAHAEKQAEKAGYGYSKRM from the coding sequence ATGCCTGTTATAAGAATTTTAGTGGTGCTTGTAACAATAATGATGAAATTAGCAAAAACGGCAAAAGGAAAGAAGGTTTTGAATAATGTGGGAATACCTATAATGGCGGTTGCTTTTTGGGAAGCGATAAAGGTCTCAATAAAAGAACAAATTAAAAAAAGTAATTGGATATGCGGGAATGTTAAGAATGCGGATGATTATTTAAAAACGCATCCTAACTCATGGCTTCATTCAACAATAGGTGCAGCAACGATAACCGCCATGCTGATGAATGTGTGTTTTGCTGATGACCAATCCAAAAAAGAAGTGGCTGAAGCTCAAAAGGAAGCGGAAAACGCTAAGGATAGAGCGAACAAGAGCGGGATAGAACTAGAACAAGAAAAACAAAAGACAAAACAAGAATATCAAAAAACAATTAATATAGAGAAAGATTTCATTAAAGACCTAAAACAAAATTGCAAAGAAAACCTTGGCCAATTCTTTATTGAAAAAGGAGGGATTAAGGCTGGTATTGGTATAGAAATAGAAACGGAATGCAAAACCCCTAAACCTGCAAAAACAAACCAAACCCCTAAAGAGCCAAAACACCTCCCAAACTCTAAACAACCCCACTCTCAAAGAAGATCAAAAACACAAGAGCTTGTAGCTTATTTGCAAAAAGAGCTAGAATTTCTGCCCTATTCACAAAAAGCTATCGTTAAACAAGTGGATTTTTACAGACCGAGTTCTATCGCTTATTTAGAACTAGACCCTAGAGATTTTAACGCTACAAAAGAATGGCAAAACGAAAACCTCAAAATACGCTCTAAAGCTCAAGCTAAAATGCTTGAAATGAGGCATTCAAAACCATACCCACAAACTAACCTTTCAGCCTTTCAAAGCTTTTCAATCATTCAAGAAATAGCCGCTGATATTCATAAAGAAATAGAAACAGCCGCTCATGCTGAAAAACAAGCAGAAAAAGCGGGTTATGGTTATAGTAAAAGGATGTAG
- the babA gene encoding Hop family adhesin BabA, whose amino-acid sequence MKKHILSFTLGSLLVSALSAEDDGFYMSAGYQIGEAAQMVKNTKGIQQLSDNYENLNNLLTRYSTLNTLIKLSSDPSAINAARENLGASAKNLTGDKANSPAYQAVLLAINAAVGFWNVVGYVTQCGGNADGQKSTSSTTIFNNEPGYRSTSITCSLNGYTPGYYGPMSIENFKKLNEAYQILQTALKNGLPALNQNNGTINVNYTYTCSGEGNNNCKLTLNGKELKQDGGSETTTQNIDGKQVSTTTKSSVVLYGKTYNGQEWKGASYTEITNALNGVPDNAQALLAQASTLINTINTACPYFHATNSNEANAPKFSTTTGKICGAFSEEISAIQKMITDAQELVNQTSTIDANGQSTPVGESGKPFNPYTDANFAQGMLANANAQIKMLNLANQVGQAINPENLTGNFKNFVTGFLATCNNPSTAGTGGTQGTSPGTVGTQTFASGCAYVEQTITNLNNSIAHFGTKEQQIEQAENIADTLLHFRSRYSELGNTYNSITTALSSIPKAQSLQNVVSQKNNPYSPQGINTNYYLNQNSYNQIQTINQELGRNPFRKMGIVSSQTNNGAMNGIGIQVGYKQFFGQKRRWGARYYGFFDYNHAFIKSSFFNSASDVWTYGFGADALYNFINDKATNFLGKNNKLSVGLFGGIALAGTSWLNSEYVNLATVNNVYNAKMNVANFQFLFNMGVRMNLARAKKKGSDHAAQHGIELGLKIPTINTNYYSFMGAELKYRRLYSVYLNYVFAY is encoded by the coding sequence ATGAAAAAACACATCCTCTCATTCACTTTAGGCTCGCTTTTAGTTTCCGCGTTGAGCGCTGAAGATGACGGCTTTTACATGAGTGCAGGCTATCAAATCGGTGAAGCCGCTCAAATGGTGAAAAACACCAAAGGCATCCAACAGCTTTCAGACAATTATGAGAATTTGAACAATCTTTTAACCAGATACAGCACCCTAAACACCCTTATCAAATTGTCCTCTGATCCGAGCGCGATTAATGCTGCAAGGGAGAATTTGGGCGCGAGCGCGAAGAATTTGACTGGCGATAAAGCCAACTCTCCGGCGTATCAAGCGGTGCTTTTAGCGATCAATGCGGCGGTGGGGTTTTGGAATGTCGTGGGCTATGTTACGCAGTGCGGAGGTAATGCCGATGGTCAAAAGAGCACCTCTTCAACAACCATCTTTAACAACGAGCCAGGGTATCGATCCACTTCCATCACTTGTTCTTTGAACGGGTATACGCCTGGATACTATGGGCCTATGAGTATTGAGAATTTTAAAAAGCTTAACGAAGCCTATCAAATCCTCCAAACGGCTTTAAAAAACGGCTTACCAGCACTCAATCAAAACAACGGGACGATCAATGTAAATTATACCTACACATGCTCAGGGGAAGGGAATAATAACTGCAAACTAACATTGAATGGTAAAGAACTCAAGCAAGATGGCGGGAGCGAAACCACCACCCAAAATATAGACGGCAAACAAGTGAGCACCACCACAAAATCAAGCGTCGTTCTTTATGGAAAAACATATAATGGACAAGAATGGAAAGGGGCGTCTTACACCGAAATCACTAACGCATTGAACGGGGTGCCTGATAACGCTCAAGCGCTGTTAGCGCAAGCGAGCACGCTCATTAACACCATCAACACTGCATGCCCGTATTTCCACGCTACTAATAGTAATGAGGCTAACGCCCCAAAATTCTCTACTACTACTGGGAAAATATGCGGCGCTTTTTCAGAAGAAATCAGCGCGATCCAAAAGATGATTACGGATGCGCAAGAGCTTGTCAATCAAACGAGCACCATTGATGCTAACGGGCAATCAACTCCGGTAGGCGAGAGCGGAAAGCCTTTCAACCCCTACACAGACGCTAACTTTGCACAAGGCATGCTCGCTAACGCTAATGCGCAAATCAAAATGCTCAATTTAGCTAATCAAGTGGGGCAAGCCATTAACCCTGAAAATCTTACCGGGAATTTTAAGAATTTTGTTACAGGCTTTTTAGCCACATGCAATAACCCCTCAACAGCTGGTACTGGTGGAACACAAGGCACGTCTCCAGGCACAGTTGGCACTCAAACTTTCGCTTCCGGTTGCGCCTATGTGGAACAAACCATAACGAATTTAAACAACAGTATCGCTCATTTTGGCACCAAAGAGCAGCAAATCGAGCAAGCAGAAAACATCGCTGACACTCTATTGCATTTCAGATCCCGATACAGCGAATTGGGCAACACTTATAACAGCATCACTACTGCGCTCTCTAGCATCCCTAAAGCCCAATCGTTACAAAATGTGGTGAGCCAAAAGAACAACCCCTATAGCCCGCAAGGCATTAACACCAATTACTACCTCAATCAAAATTCTTACAACCAAATCCAAACCATCAACCAAGAACTAGGGCGTAACCCCTTTAGGAAAATGGGCATCGTCAGTTCTCAAACCAACAACGGCGCGATGAATGGGATTGGCATTCAAGTGGGCTATAAACAATTCTTTGGCCAAAAAAGAAGGTGGGGCGCTAGGTATTACGGCTTTTTTGATTACAACCATGCGTTCATCAAGTCTAGCTTCTTCAATTCGGCTTCTGATGTATGGACTTATGGTTTTGGAGCGGACGCTCTTTATAACTTCATCAACGATAAAGCCACCAATTTCTTAGGCAAAAACAACAAGCTTTCTGTAGGGCTTTTTGGAGGGATTGCATTAGCCGGGACTTCATGGCTTAATTCTGAATATGTGAATTTGGCCACCGTGAATAATGTCTATAACGCTAAAATGAATGTGGCGAATTTCCAATTCTTATTCAACATGGGAGTGAGGATGAATTTAGCCAGGGCTAAGAAAAAAGGCAGCGATCATGCCGCTCAGCATGGCATTGAACTAGGGCTTAAAATCCCCACCATCAACACCAATTACTATTCTTTCATGGGGGCTGAACTCAAATACCGCAGGCTCTATAGCGTGTATTTGAATTATGTGTTCGCGTATTGA